In Natrinema amylolyticum, the following are encoded in one genomic region:
- a CDS encoding DUF7333 family protein, with protein MKFDLAKTAVAFLVVIALGVGGLLAAPMMGTGTVLTMVAPSMIAFGLIMLVLGVKHGEYRAAGR; from the coding sequence ATGAAGTTCGACCTCGCGAAGACGGCAGTGGCGTTTCTCGTCGTGATCGCACTCGGCGTCGGCGGGTTGCTCGCCGCACCGATGATGGGCACAGGGACCGTGCTGACGATGGTCGCGCCGTCGATGATCGCGTTCGGGCTGATCATGCTCGTACTCGGCGTCAAACACGGCGAGTACCGCGCGGCGGGCCGGTAG
- a CDS encoding DUF58 domain-containing protein, which produces MTGRDDDGRSTDARNERFDGGEAAAIDTDTRSETGTDAGTGRPDDGPESDTDAVTSHDTDAGSGSDTDVDTEPGTDGDTADAEDSVVVDSSTHETNRLAGIAAVASLFGGVGAIVTSPALLLASVVGIAYAAYARVGRPPTPTLSIARELEDGDLEPGESVRVTVRVRNDGDEILPDLRFVDGVPAELVVTDESPRHGTALRPGETETFSYAVTARQGAHAFEPVSVVARGFTGAVERVQRIRVDTELRCPPAETETALPLRSLTLPLTGRVETDVGGEGLEFHATREYRRGDPLSRIDWNRRARGEDLATITFREERSATVMLAVDTRTDAYRRPDETGRNAVDRGIEAAIAVLDALDAGGNSVGLASFGPHQRWLSPGSGPDHRARARQLLATDPAFGLSPPESSKSMLYVQRQRFRSRMPSDSQVVLFTPLCDDDVVRIAQLLEADGHLVTVVSPDPTGRETPGERLAAVERTVRVSTLRGAGIRVVDWPADESLAATLERSRRRWSA; this is translated from the coding sequence ATGACGGGACGTGACGACGACGGACGATCGACTGACGCCCGAAACGAGCGATTCGATGGCGGCGAGGCCGCCGCTATCGATACCGATACTCGTTCCGAAACCGGTACCGACGCCGGCACCGGTCGTCCAGACGACGGTCCCGAATCCGACACCGACGCCGTTACTAGCCACGACACTGACGCTGGGTCTGGTTCCGACACTGACGTCGATACCGAACCCGGAACCGACGGCGATACCGCGGACGCCGAGGATTCGGTCGTCGTCGACTCGAGTACCCACGAGACGAACCGCTTGGCCGGCATCGCCGCCGTCGCCTCGCTGTTCGGTGGCGTCGGCGCAATCGTCACGTCGCCGGCGCTGTTGCTGGCGTCGGTCGTCGGCATCGCGTACGCGGCCTACGCTCGAGTCGGTCGGCCGCCGACCCCGACGCTCTCGATCGCACGCGAACTCGAGGACGGCGACCTCGAACCGGGCGAGTCCGTTCGCGTGACGGTGCGCGTCCGCAACGACGGGGACGAGATCCTCCCGGATCTCCGTTTCGTCGACGGCGTCCCGGCGGAACTCGTTGTCACCGACGAATCCCCGAGACACGGGACCGCACTCCGGCCGGGCGAGACGGAGACGTTCTCCTACGCGGTGACCGCTCGACAGGGCGCCCATGCGTTCGAACCGGTGTCCGTCGTCGCGCGAGGGTTCACCGGTGCCGTCGAGCGAGTCCAGCGGATCCGCGTCGACACCGAACTCCGCTGTCCGCCCGCCGAGACGGAGACCGCCCTCCCGTTGCGGTCGCTGACGCTGCCGCTGACCGGTCGCGTCGAGACCGACGTCGGCGGCGAGGGCCTCGAGTTCCACGCGACGAGGGAGTACCGCCGCGGCGACCCCCTCTCGCGGATCGACTGGAACCGCCGGGCTCGCGGCGAGGATCTCGCGACGATAACGTTTCGCGAGGAGCGGTCGGCGACGGTGATGCTCGCCGTGGATACGCGCACGGACGCGTACCGTCGGCCCGACGAAACGGGCCGCAACGCGGTCGATCGCGGCATCGAGGCGGCCATCGCCGTACTCGACGCGCTGGACGCGGGCGGAAACAGCGTCGGTCTCGCCAGTTTCGGGCCGCACCAGCGGTGGCTGTCGCCGGGGTCGGGCCCCGACCATCGGGCGAGGGCCCGCCAACTGCTCGCGACCGATCCGGCGTTCGGGCTGTCCCCGCCGGAGTCGTCGAAATCGATGCTGTACGTCCAGCGTCAGCGGTTCCGATCGCGGATGCCGTCCGATTCGCAGGTGGTCCTCTTCACGCCGCTGTGTGACGACGACGTCGTTCGCATCGCGCAGTTGCTCGAGGCCGACGGCCATCTCGTGACGGTCGTCAGTCCCGATCCGACGGGGCGGGAGACGCCCGGCGAACGACTCGCGGCGGTCGAGCGAACGGTCCGCGTCTCGACGCTCAGAGGGGCGGGCATCAGGGTCGTCGACTGGCCGGCGGACGAATCGCTGGCGGCGACGCTCGAGCGCAGCCGACGGCGGTGGTCGGCGTGA
- a CDS encoding aldo/keto reductase, with product MGTEDAETVAPGTCPTANGMPMLGLGTWQNDDAEQCAESVRTALETGYRHIDTAQAYDNEAAVGEGIARADVDREDVFLATKVWYSNLAHDDVLETTRDSLDRLGVDSVDLLYVHWPSGEYDAEETLSAFSELSDEGLIENVGVSNFQPEHLEEAVDVCDAPIFANQVELHPLLPQEEIREACENYDIEVVGYSPLARGQVFQQPEIQTVAEKHDASEAQVSLAWAREKGVTAIPKATGEVHISDNWESLTVDLDREDINRIDAIDETSREIDPGFAPWN from the coding sequence ATGGGAACGGAAGACGCCGAAACTGTTGCGCCCGGAACGTGTCCGACCGCAAACGGCATGCCGATGCTCGGGCTCGGTACCTGGCAGAACGACGACGCCGAGCAATGCGCCGAGAGCGTCCGAACGGCGCTCGAGACGGGCTATCGACACATCGACACCGCCCAAGCCTACGACAACGAGGCGGCCGTCGGCGAGGGCATCGCACGGGCCGACGTCGATCGCGAGGACGTCTTCCTCGCGACCAAGGTCTGGTACTCCAATCTCGCCCACGACGACGTCCTCGAGACGACTCGAGACAGTCTCGATCGCCTCGGTGTCGACTCCGTCGACCTGCTGTACGTCCACTGGCCGTCCGGGGAGTACGACGCCGAGGAGACGCTGTCGGCCTTCTCGGAGCTCTCCGACGAGGGCCTGATCGAGAACGTCGGGGTGAGCAACTTCCAGCCCGAACACCTCGAGGAGGCCGTCGACGTCTGTGACGCGCCGATCTTCGCGAACCAGGTCGAGTTACATCCGCTGCTGCCACAGGAAGAGATCCGAGAAGCCTGTGAGAACTACGATATCGAGGTCGTGGGCTACTCGCCGCTGGCGCGCGGACAGGTCTTCCAGCAGCCGGAAATTCAGACGGTCGCGGAGAAACACGACGCCAGCGAGGCACAGGTCAGTCTCGCCTGGGCGCGCGAGAAGGGCGTCACCGCGATTCCGAAAGCGACCGGTGAAGTGCACATCAGCGATAACTGGGAGTCGCTGACGGTGGATCTCGACCGCGAGGATATCAACCGGATCGACGCGATCGACGAGACGAGTCGCGAAATCGATCCCGGCTTCGCGCCCTGGAACTGA
- a CDS encoding DUF7519 family protein: MSADVDAVDPDHRPAILTGGLSIVALFLGVISSALYSPFVLAGGTAALLIVGAGLWTGSRRAVTVGCGVALAGLLAGGIQGVPPIPMLASVTATVLAWDAGHHAIGIGEQLGREAATARAELPHVGATVLVGLVAAIGSYAVFIAGPSGQPVAAVIAMLFGALLLLAALQR; this comes from the coding sequence GTGAGCGCCGACGTCGACGCGGTCGATCCCGACCACCGGCCCGCGATCCTGACCGGTGGGCTCTCGATCGTCGCGTTGTTCCTCGGAGTGATCTCGAGCGCCCTCTACTCCCCGTTCGTGCTCGCTGGCGGTACCGCCGCGCTGCTGATCGTCGGTGCCGGACTCTGGACGGGCTCGCGTCGGGCGGTCACGGTTGGCTGTGGTGTCGCACTCGCAGGGCTGCTCGCGGGCGGAATCCAGGGCGTTCCCCCGATACCGATGCTCGCGAGCGTCACCGCGACCGTGCTGGCCTGGGACGCCGGCCATCACGCGATCGGGATCGGAGAGCAGCTCGGACGGGAGGCGGCGACGGCCAGAGCGGAACTCCCCCACGTCGGCGCGACGGTCCTCGTCGGGCTGGTCGCCGCCATCGGGAGCTACGCGGTCTTCATCGCCGGTCCCAGCGGGCAGCCGGTCGCGGCCGTGATCGCCATGCTGTTCGGGGCGTTGCTCCTGCTGGCGGCGTTACAGCGCTAA
- a CDS encoding glutamate-cysteine ligase family protein: MSTHESEPIRRSIEVEYWVIDDEGRLVEPGALVEASPGAEREFVEPLLEIKTTPCETTAELREELFDRIESVLERAEELNRGLVPLATPVNHDEVRDRASDRTRVQEQVIGEDFEYVRHCAGTHIHVEQQPGREIDQLNALIALDPALALVNSSPYFRGRNLAVGARSKLYRWMAYDGVPHQGRLWPYADDVDEWTRRLERRYEDFVTAAIDAGVDRATIQSNFDPESAVWTPVQLRETFSTVEWRSPDTALPSQVVGLADRIAETVERLCEADVRIEGETGRVTDDEIVLPEFNAVIEYVNAAIREGLASDDVRAYLERMGFDVAAYEPITHEIGGQGTVTAAEARRLRLEHAERLERDVRRARPISSD; encoded by the coding sequence GTGTCAACACACGAATCTGAACCGATACGGCGGAGCATCGAAGTCGAGTACTGGGTCATCGACGACGAGGGGCGACTGGTCGAGCCAGGAGCGCTCGTCGAGGCGTCACCGGGAGCCGAACGGGAGTTCGTCGAACCACTGCTCGAGATCAAAACGACGCCCTGTGAGACGACGGCGGAGCTCCGCGAGGAACTCTTCGATCGGATCGAGAGCGTCCTGGAGCGAGCCGAGGAGCTCAACAGGGGACTCGTCCCGCTCGCGACACCGGTCAATCACGACGAGGTCAGGGATCGCGCCAGCGACAGGACGCGCGTCCAGGAGCAGGTCATCGGCGAAGACTTCGAGTACGTTCGCCACTGTGCGGGAACCCACATCCACGTCGAACAGCAACCGGGTCGCGAGATCGACCAGTTGAACGCCCTCATCGCGCTCGATCCGGCGCTGGCACTGGTCAACTCCTCGCCGTACTTTCGGGGTCGGAACTTGGCCGTCGGCGCGCGATCGAAGCTGTACCGCTGGATGGCCTACGACGGCGTCCCCCATCAGGGCCGGCTCTGGCCCTACGCCGACGACGTCGACGAGTGGACCCGTCGACTCGAGCGGCGATACGAGGACTTCGTGACGGCGGCGATCGACGCGGGCGTCGACCGGGCGACGATCCAGTCGAACTTCGATCCCGAGAGCGCCGTCTGGACGCCCGTGCAGCTCCGGGAGACGTTTTCGACCGTCGAGTGGCGCTCGCCCGACACGGCCCTCCCGAGTCAGGTCGTCGGACTGGCCGATCGGATCGCCGAGACCGTCGAGCGCCTCTGCGAGGCCGACGTTCGCATCGAGGGCGAAACCGGACGCGTGACCGACGACGAGATCGTTCTGCCGGAGTTCAACGCCGTCATCGAGTACGTCAACGCCGCGATCCGGGAGGGATTGGCGTCGGACGACGTCCGGGCCTATCTCGAGCGGATGGGGTTCGACGTGGCGGCCTACGAGCCGATAACGCACGAGATCGGCGGTCAGGGGACCGTTACCGCCGCAGAGGCGCGCCGACTCCGACTCGAGCACGCCGAGCGCCTCGAGCGGGATGTCCGGCGGGCTCGACCGATCAGTAGCGATTGA
- a CDS encoding AAA family ATPase, which produces MDITDARAECDAVLDAVGETVIADREFLETVLLGVLSRGHVLLEDVPGTGKTLTANSLASALGLSFSRIQFTPDLLPADVTGTHVFDESVGTFDFTEGPIFANVVLADEINRAPPKTQAALLEAMAEGQVTVDGDTHQLPQPFFVIATQNPVEQAGTFPLPEAQVDRFLVKQSIGYPDEDGERELLQRRLGRTERSPSIDPVLDGDRVRALREVPESVRVDDDLVSYIAAIARGTRTRSQIDVGVSPRGTQRLLEATRARAVVAGRDYVTPDDVKRVAGPVLAHRLVLTPDASVDGASKTAIVDEVLDSVPVPTLE; this is translated from the coding sequence ATGGATATTACCGACGCCCGCGCGGAGTGTGACGCCGTCTTGGACGCCGTCGGCGAGACCGTCATCGCGGACCGGGAGTTCCTCGAGACCGTCCTGCTCGGTGTCCTCTCGCGCGGTCACGTGCTCTTAGAGGACGTGCCCGGAACCGGAAAGACGCTGACCGCGAACAGTCTGGCGTCGGCGCTGGGGCTGTCGTTCTCCCGGATTCAGTTCACGCCGGACCTGCTGCCGGCCGACGTGACCGGAACTCACGTGTTCGACGAGTCGGTGGGCACCTTCGATTTCACCGAGGGACCGATCTTCGCGAACGTCGTCCTCGCGGACGAGATCAACCGCGCGCCGCCGAAGACCCAGGCTGCGCTGCTCGAGGCGATGGCGGAAGGCCAGGTCACCGTCGACGGCGACACGCATCAGTTGCCGCAGCCGTTTTTCGTGATCGCGACGCAGAACCCCGTCGAGCAGGCCGGCACCTTCCCGCTGCCGGAGGCTCAAGTCGATCGCTTCTTGGTGAAACAGTCGATCGGCTATCCCGACGAGGACGGCGAACGAGAGCTGTTACAGCGGCGACTCGGCCGCACCGAACGGAGTCCGAGCATCGACCCGGTGCTGGACGGCGACCGCGTCCGCGCGCTCCGGGAAGTCCCCGAATCGGTCCGGGTCGACGACGATCTCGTGTCCTATATCGCCGCGATCGCCCGCGGGACGCGCACTCGAAGCCAGATCGACGTCGGGGTCTCGCCGCGGGGCACCCAGCGCCTGCTCGAGGCGACGCGGGCCCGCGCCGTCGTCGCCGGCCGCGACTACGTGACGCCCGACGACGTCAAACGCGTGGCCGGTCCCGTGCTGGCCCATCGGCTCGTTCTCACCCCAGACGCGTCGGTCGACGGGGCTTCGAAGACGGCGATCGTCGACGAGGTGCTCGATTCGGTTCCCGTCCCGACGCTCGAGTAG
- a CDS encoding phosphoadenosine phosphosulfate reductase family protein, producing the protein MAENFPDYVDVDYSDGEGEDPADYPHIQDKIEKAIEVTREGLEEYENPAVMWTGGKDSTLTLYFIKEVADRFDLEVPPAVFIDHYQHFDEIHDFVDHWADEWDLEVIYARNEDVGEYVDEHGLEPGDDIDISELSEHNQHHVEDILEYEEDEFPFLLDTYVGNHLLKTVALNDALEEYDIDGVISGVRWDEQEARADETFFSPRHDPDIYPPHDRIQPILQFDEAAVWEAFWNFVVPDTVENFPEEGYVPEADDDLPEGVEQSDVPISPKYFAGFRSLGSEISTEKNTEDPAWLQDLEGTTERAGRAQDKEDLMERLRDLGYM; encoded by the coding sequence ATGGCCGAGAACTTTCCCGACTACGTAGACGTCGATTATTCCGACGGCGAAGGCGAAGACCCCGCCGACTATCCGCACATCCAGGACAAGATCGAGAAGGCGATCGAGGTCACCCGCGAGGGCTTAGAGGAGTACGAGAACCCGGCGGTCATGTGGACCGGCGGCAAGGACTCGACGCTCACTCTCTACTTCATCAAGGAGGTCGCCGACCGCTTCGATCTCGAGGTGCCCCCCGCGGTCTTCATCGACCACTACCAGCACTTCGACGAGATCCACGACTTCGTCGACCACTGGGCCGACGAGTGGGACCTCGAGGTCATCTACGCGCGCAACGAGGACGTCGGCGAGTACGTCGACGAACACGGTCTCGAGCCCGGCGACGACATCGACATCTCGGAGCTCTCCGAACACAACCAGCACCACGTCGAGGACATCCTCGAGTACGAGGAAGACGAGTTCCCGTTCCTGCTGGACACCTACGTCGGCAACCACCTGCTGAAGACGGTCGCCCTCAACGACGCGCTCGAGGAGTACGACATCGACGGCGTCATCTCCGGCGTCCGCTGGGACGAACAGGAGGCCCGCGCCGACGAGACGTTCTTCTCGCCGCGTCACGACCCCGACATCTACCCGCCCCACGACCGCATCCAGCCCATCCTGCAGTTCGACGAGGCCGCCGTCTGGGAGGCCTTCTGGAACTTCGTGGTGCCGGACACGGTCGAGAACTTCCCCGAGGAGGGCTACGTCCCCGAGGCCGACGACGACCTTCCCGAGGGCGTCGAGCAGTCCGACGTCCCGATCTCGCCGAAGTACTTCGCCGGCTTCCGCTCGCTCGGCAGTGAGATCAGCACCGAAAAGAACACCGAGGACCCCGCTTGGCTGCAGGACCTCGAGGGAACGACCGAGCGCGCCGGCCGCGCCCAGGACAAGGAGGACCTGATGGAGCGACTGCGCGATCTGGGTTACATGTAG
- a CDS encoding zinc ribbon domain-containing protein gives MDQPGPYALLGRLAVAAFVMIAPTLCFLGLVRGLERLRDDDIINEWAQRRGGEGPHDDIDHDVLAVLADEMGVEAADSSTVRCPACGAPNRPSMTYCHGCQNRLSS, from the coding sequence ATGGACCAGCCGGGACCGTACGCGCTCCTCGGCCGCCTCGCCGTGGCAGCCTTCGTGATGATCGCACCGACGCTTTGCTTTCTGGGACTGGTCAGGGGACTCGAGCGGTTACGCGACGACGATATCATCAACGAGTGGGCCCAGCGGCGAGGCGGAGAGGGCCCTCACGACGATATCGACCACGACGTCCTCGCCGTGCTGGCGGACGAGATGGGCGTCGAGGCCGCCGACTCGTCGACGGTTCGGTGCCCCGCGTGCGGAGCGCCGAATCGGCCGAGCATGACGTACTGTCACGGCTGTCAGAACCGGTTGTCGTCGTGA
- a CDS encoding DUF7269 family protein, protein MNKYAIVGVGLVLIGLAFVAVPELTAPFGLGESIVSVVGVIALLQGLRTVQARRHTDVTQTELPAPERPQELLTPGEEIDAAIESGRVAYSREGKQLRERLERAATDALVLERGLTEDEARAALENGTWTDDPLAAAQFTTTIPDWAPWHVRFRETVRRDRPRRAGRAAAEIARIAEVTDDE, encoded by the coding sequence ATGAACAAGTACGCAATAGTCGGCGTCGGCCTGGTCCTAATCGGCCTGGCGTTCGTGGCAGTCCCGGAACTGACCGCTCCCTTCGGCCTCGGCGAGTCGATCGTGTCCGTGGTCGGCGTGATCGCGCTCTTGCAGGGGCTTCGAACGGTACAGGCTCGCCGACACACCGACGTTACGCAGACCGAACTCCCGGCCCCAGAACGGCCACAGGAGCTGCTGACCCCCGGCGAGGAGATCGACGCGGCGATCGAATCGGGACGCGTAGCGTACAGTCGAGAGGGGAAACAACTCCGTGAGCGGCTCGAGCGGGCCGCCACCGACGCGCTGGTGCTCGAGAGGGGCCTGACCGAGGACGAGGCTCGAGCGGCGCTCGAAAACGGGACCTGGACGGACGACCCGCTGGCGGCGGCGCAGTTCACGACGACCATCCCCGATTGGGCGCCGTGGCACGTTCGGTTTCGAGAGACGGTACGTCGCGACCGCCCCCGCCGCGCCGGACGTGCCGCAGCCGAAATCGCCCGAATTGCGGAGGTGACCGACGACGAATGA
- a CDS encoding SDR family NAD(P)-dependent oxidoreductase — MTDLRDETVIVTGASKGLGRSMALHLSERGANVVLVARSEDALAAVADEADGETLVAPADVRDADAVDDVVRSTIDRFGTPDALINNAGVPGEHFGDDRGSLLETDEDEWDRVMEINIKGVYLFTKRVLEAMVEADRDSGNVLNVSSGLGRYAVPNAAPYVTSKWGLEGFTRAVALEVEDEGINVNAIDPGGRVNTQIWDHLPEDERAEILQPDVMDDAAALLAAQGPDGVTGESMTTAEWEDRLE, encoded by the coding sequence ATGACTGATCTACGCGACGAGACCGTCATCGTGACCGGCGCGAGCAAGGGACTGGGCCGTTCGATGGCGCTGCACCTCTCGGAACGCGGTGCGAACGTCGTCCTCGTAGCCCGAAGCGAGGACGCCCTCGCGGCCGTCGCCGACGAGGCCGACGGCGAGACGCTGGTCGCGCCGGCGGACGTTCGCGACGCCGACGCCGTCGACGACGTCGTCCGGTCGACGATCGATCGCTTCGGGACCCCCGACGCGCTGATCAACAACGCCGGCGTTCCGGGGGAACACTTCGGCGACGACCGCGGTTCTCTCCTCGAGACGGACGAGGACGAGTGGGACCGCGTCATGGAGATCAACATCAAAGGCGTCTATCTGTTCACGAAGCGGGTGCTCGAGGCGATGGTAGAGGCCGATCGGGACTCGGGCAACGTCCTCAACGTCTCCTCGGGGCTCGGCAGGTATGCGGTCCCCAACGCCGCGCCGTACGTCACGTCGAAGTGGGGCCTCGAGGGGTTCACCCGAGCGGTCGCGCTCGAGGTCGAAGATGAAGGAATCAACGTCAACGCGATCGATCCCGGCGGGCGAGTCAACACACAGATCTGGGACCACCTCCCCGAGGACGAGCGCGCGGAGATCCTGCAACCCGACGTGATGGACGACGCCGCCGCGCTGCTCGCGGCGCAGGGCCCCGACGGCGTCACCGGCGAGTCGATGACCACCGCGGAGTGGGAAGACCGGCTCGAGTGA
- a CDS encoding PQQ-dependent sugar dehydrogenase, producing the protein MKSLTSRRRFLTVAAVGATAGFAGSASRSAATRPQSSAAIDRLPETVGLETVIDGLESPLAVEFAAAGDRRYVAERDGRIYVHEADGLRDDPFLDLRETVVTDGERGLLGLTLHPDFAENRRLFVHYSAPRRSGTPADFDHTGVIATFEASDDGERAKRDSERVVLEIPQPTNYHNGGDMAFGPDGYFHVGIGAGGGGGGGGQDVTRDFLGSVLRLDVDERTAEQGYAVPDTNPLVGRTGLDEYYAWGFRNPWRLSFDDGDLFVADVGENDYEEVNLVEKGGNYGWNIKEGTHCYTEADCPDETPERVRGGEPLRDPIIEYPREAAETGVSGVSVIGGYVYRGTALSALNDAYVFGDFLAAGRLFAATRPEDGNGLWPTTVLEIDDGVRLERILSFGRDDDGEVYVLGTSGDGGGLYRVVPAA; encoded by the coding sequence GTGAAATCTCTCACCAGTCGACGGCGATTCCTGACGGTTGCAGCCGTCGGCGCGACGGCGGGATTCGCCGGGTCCGCATCGCGCTCGGCCGCCACACGCCCCCAGTCGTCCGCTGCTATCGACCGCCTGCCGGAGACGGTCGGTCTCGAGACAGTGATCGACGGACTCGAGTCGCCACTGGCCGTCGAATTCGCCGCCGCGGGCGATCGACGATACGTTGCGGAGCGAGACGGTCGTATTTACGTTCACGAGGCTGACGGGCTCCGCGACGATCCGTTTCTCGACTTGCGCGAGACGGTCGTGACCGATGGCGAACGGGGACTACTGGGCCTGACGTTGCATCCCGACTTCGCCGAGAATCGCCGGCTGTTCGTCCACTACAGCGCTCCGCGCCGATCGGGAACGCCGGCAGACTTCGACCACACGGGAGTGATCGCGACGTTCGAGGCGAGCGACGACGGCGAGCGGGCGAAACGGGACTCCGAACGCGTCGTTCTCGAGATTCCGCAACCGACGAACTACCACAACGGCGGTGACATGGCGTTCGGACCGGACGGCTATTTTCACGTCGGCATCGGTGCCGGCGGAGGCGGTGGCGGTGGCGGGCAGGACGTGACTCGAGATTTCTTGGGGAGTGTCCTGCGTCTCGATGTCGACGAGCGAACGGCCGAACAGGGGTACGCCGTCCCGGACACTAATCCACTGGTCGGTCGAACGGGACTCGACGAGTACTACGCGTGGGGCTTTCGGAACCCCTGGCGGTTATCGTTCGACGACGGCGACCTGTTCGTCGCGGACGTCGGCGAGAACGACTACGAGGAAGTTAACCTCGTGGAGAAGGGCGGGAACTACGGCTGGAACATCAAGGAGGGAACGCACTGCTATACCGAAGCCGATTGTCCCGACGAGACGCCCGAGCGGGTCCGAGGTGGGGAACCGCTCCGAGATCCGATCATCGAGTATCCGCGCGAGGCCGCGGAAACGGGTGTGAGCGGCGTTTCAGTCATCGGTGGCTACGTGTACAGGGGTACTGCACTGTCGGCGCTGAACGACGCCTATGTCTTCGGCGATTTCCTGGCAGCGGGACGGTTGTTCGCCGCCACCCGCCCCGAGGACGGGAACGGACTGTGGCCAACCACCGTCCTCGAGATCGACGACGGGGTACGACTCGAGCGCATCCTCTCGTTCGGTCGTGACGACGACGGAGAGGTGTACGTACTCGGAACGAGCGGCGACGGTGGTGGCCTCTACCGCGTGGTCCCCGCTGCGTGA
- a CDS encoding DUF4129 domain-containing protein, translated as MDRDTGRVVLIALLCCLAVVLAAATLPSMVENGGGGGGFGGADGGGSDTDEPDDPSDVDANPEMDSALNVSGLCVAFLDSELGFLGLVFGAVGVAALATRSYDARLTIMLSIALLPLVVLVFAVLTGGCGTLAIEPPAPPADVQPPTSENESSGPLGGDGDGPVSGPTLPSLLVLTVLLVTIVGAFAALFYGGDGESRDTAESAAEPDDTVRRDALGRAAGQAADRLESGDDFENDIYRAWREMTEPLAVDRPDSSTPGEFAAAARDAGLDPSHVDELRTMFEDVRYGDRPVTDDRERRAVELLRRIEAAYGDDHDLENGDTR; from the coding sequence GTGGACAGAGATACGGGTCGCGTCGTCCTGATCGCCCTCCTGTGCTGTCTCGCCGTCGTGCTCGCGGCGGCGACGTTACCGTCGATGGTCGAGAACGGTGGGGGCGGCGGCGGGTTCGGCGGTGCCGACGGCGGCGGCAGCGATACCGACGAACCGGACGACCCCTCCGATGTCGACGCCAATCCCGAGATGGACAGCGCCCTCAACGTCTCGGGGCTGTGCGTCGCGTTCCTCGACTCGGAGTTGGGGTTCCTCGGACTCGTTTTCGGGGCGGTCGGCGTCGCCGCGCTGGCGACGCGGTCGTACGATGCCAGACTGACGATCATGCTCTCGATCGCGTTGCTCCCGCTCGTCGTGCTCGTCTTCGCCGTCCTCACCGGCGGCTGTGGGACACTGGCCATCGAGCCGCCGGCTCCCCCGGCCGATGTGCAGCCCCCTACGTCAGAGAACGAATCCAGCGGCCCGCTCGGCGGCGACGGCGACGGGCCAGTTTCCGGGCCGACCCTGCCCTCGCTGCTCGTGCTGACTGTCCTGTTGGTGACGATCGTCGGGGCGTTCGCGGCGCTGTTTTACGGCGGCGACGGCGAGAGTCGAGACACGGCGGAATCGGCCGCTGAACCGGACGACACCGTTCGACGGGACGCTCTCGGCCGCGCGGCCGGGCAGGCCGCCGACCGGCTCGAGTCGGGCGACGACTTCGAGAACGACATCTATCGGGCGTGGCGCGAGATGACGGAGCCGCTCGCGGTCGACCGTCCCGACTCGAGCACCCCTGGAGAGTTCGCGGCCGCGGCGCGGGACGCGGGGCTGGATCCGTCCCACGTCGACGAGTTGCGGACGATGTTCGAGGACGTCCGCTACGGCGACCGCCCCGTCACGGACGACCGCGAGCGCCGCGCCGTCGAGCTACTGCGGCGGATCGAAGCGGCCTACGGAGACGACCACGACCTCGAGAACGGAGACACACGATGA